TTTATAATCTGAAATATGGTGAACACAAACGCCAGAAAATGGATATTTTTCTTCCCGCAGATTATCCACAAGATTCTCCTGTTATTTTAATTGTTCACGGCGGCGCTTGGAAATATGGCAGAAAAGAACACATGATTCAAATTCAGAAAATGCTTTTTGAAAATAATATTCCGAGTATTAATATGAATTACCGCCTGGTTTCCAAACATCTTACATACAAAGATCAGTTGGAAGATATTAATTCTGTGATCGAAAAATTCAATGCGCTTTCAGAAAAAGCAGAACTTCGTCCGAACAATTATATTCTTTTGGGAGAAAGTGCAGGAGGACATTTAGCACTGCTTTACGGTTATCAAAATCCTGATAAAATCAAGAAAATTATTTCTCTCAGCGGGCCGACAGATTTTTATTCTCATGATTATTTAAAATCATTTTATTCAAAATATACTTCAGGAAGTATTCAAAAAGTAGTGGGAACTAAATTTAACCGTAAAAACTTGTCTGAAGATTTTCAAAAAGCAAGTCCGATAGCGAATGTGACAAATGTTCCGACGCTTTTATTTCAGGGAAATCAGGATTTTTTGGTGAATCAGAAACAAGGTTTAGCTTTAGATTCTGTGTTAACGAAAATGGATATTCCGCATAAACTGGTTTTTATGGATAAAACCGGACATGCACCGAGATTTTTTAACAAGAAAAAAAGAGACAGTATTATTTATCCTAATATCCTGGAGTGGATTAGAAATTAAAATTCAAAAGTTTACAAAATCCAAAAAACCTGAATTTTTAATTGTTTTGCAAACTTTTGACTAATTAAAAACTTAGTAAAATCTTTTGATTCTTTTGCGGTTAAAATAAATTTCATGTACCAAAATCTTATATAATTATTTCTTTTTATCTCGCTGATTATGCAGATTCTGCAGATAATTTGTGCTGAAAATCTGCCCAAGTTATAGAATCTTTACGCTAAAAAATGATAGTCAGTTTTTTAGAAGCAAAAAAAATAACCTGCAATTTTGTTGCAGGTTATTTTCTACATTTTTTAAATTGATTATTTTTCTTTGTCAATCAAATCTTCCAAAACTTCATCTTCCAGTTTCGGATTTCCTTTTGGTGCTCCAAACATAAATTTCAGAACCACAGGAACAGTCGTAATTAAAACAATTACAATAATGATAAACTCTAATTTTTCTTTCAGGTTGATACCAAACTGATCAAGGAATAGTTTATCTAAATAATGTCCCGCAAAAATTAAACTGAAAGACCAAAGAATA
Above is a genomic segment from Chryseobacterium mulctrae containing:
- a CDS encoding alpha/beta hydrolase, which gives rise to MKKLILNYHFFVLGLIALVLNSCNSKFRVWVGKDSQKIYNLKYGEHKRQKMDIFLPADYPQDSPVILIVHGGAWKYGRKEHMIQIQKMLFENNIPSINMNYRLVSKHLTYKDQLEDINSVIEKFNALSEKAELRPNNYILLGESAGGHLALLYGYQNPDKIKKIISLSGPTDFYSHDYLKSFYSKYTSGSIQKVVGTKFNRKNLSEDFQKASPIANVTNVPTLLFQGNQDFLVNQKQGLALDSVLTKMDIPHKLVFMDKTGHAPRFFNKKKRDSIIYPNILEWIRN